One window of the Hyalangium minutum genome contains the following:
- the ahcY gene encoding adenosylhomocysteinase produces the protein MRAVTDLKNFTDYRVADIKLADWGRKEIAIAETEMPGLMAIREEFAKTQPLKGARVAGSLHMTIQTAVLIQTLEALGAEVRWASCNIFSTQDHAASAIAANGTPVFAYKGENLDEYWEFTHRIFEFGDKGPNMILDDGGDATLLVHLGIKAEKDLSVLANPGSEEEISLFNSIKKRLEKQPGWYSKIAKEIKGVTEETTTGVHRLYQMAKEGKLLFPAINVNDSVTKSKFDNIYGCRESLVDGIKRATDVMIAGKVAVVAGFGEVGKGSAQALRGLQAQVWVTEIDPICALQAAMEGYRVVTMDYAAEHADIFVTATGNFRVITHEHMKRMKNNAIVCNIGHFDNEIDVASLKQYKWENIKPQVDHIIFPDNKRIILLAEGRLVNLGCGTGHPSYVMSSSFANQVLAQVEIFANPGKYQPGVYMLPRHLDEKVARLQLSKLGSMLTELSEEQAKYIGVPKQGPYKSDHYRY, from the coding sequence ATGAGGGCTGTCACCGACTTGAAGAACTTCACCGATTACCGCGTTGCCGACATCAAGCTGGCCGACTGGGGCCGCAAGGAGATCGCCATCGCCGAGACCGAGATGCCCGGCCTCATGGCGATCCGCGAGGAGTTCGCGAAGACGCAGCCCCTCAAGGGCGCTCGCGTCGCGGGCTCGCTCCACATGACGATCCAGACCGCCGTCCTCATCCAGACCCTGGAGGCGCTCGGCGCCGAGGTCCGCTGGGCCTCGTGCAACATCTTCTCCACCCAGGACCACGCCGCCTCCGCCATCGCCGCCAACGGCACCCCCGTCTTCGCCTACAAGGGCGAGAACCTCGACGAGTACTGGGAGTTCACCCACCGCATCTTCGAGTTCGGGGACAAGGGCCCCAACATGATCCTCGACGACGGCGGGGATGCCACCCTGCTCGTCCACCTGGGCATCAAGGCCGAGAAGGATCTCTCCGTGCTCGCCAACCCCGGCAGCGAGGAGGAGATCTCCCTCTTCAACTCCATCAAGAAGCGCCTGGAGAAGCAGCCCGGCTGGTACTCGAAGATCGCCAAGGAGATCAAAGGCGTCACCGAGGAGACCACCACCGGCGTTCACCGCCTCTACCAGATGGCCAAGGAGGGCAAGCTCCTGTTCCCCGCCATCAACGTGAACGACTCGGTCACCAAGTCCAAGTTCGACAACATCTACGGCTGCCGTGAGTCCCTGGTGGACGGCATCAAGCGCGCCACCGACGTGATGATTGCCGGCAAGGTCGCCGTCGTCGCCGGCTTCGGCGAGGTGGGCAAGGGCTCCGCTCAGGCCCTGCGCGGGCTCCAGGCTCAGGTGTGGGTCACCGAGATCGATCCCATCTGCGCCCTGCAGGCCGCCATGGAGGGCTACCGCGTCGTCACCATGGACTACGCCGCCGAGCACGCTGACATCTTCGTCACCGCCACCGGCAACTTCCGCGTCATCACCCACGAGCACATGAAGCGGATGAAGAACAACGCCATCGTGTGCAACATCGGCCACTTCGATAACGAGATCGATGTCGCCAGCCTCAAGCAGTACAAGTGGGAGAACATCAAGCCCCAGGTCGACCACATCATCTTCCCGGACAACAAGCGCATCATCCTGCTGGCCGAGGGACGCTTGGTGAACCTGGGCTGCGGCACCGGCCACCCCAGCTACGTGATGAGCTCCTCCTTCGCCAACCAGGTGCTCGCCCAGGTGGAGATCTTCGCCAACCCCGGCAAGTACCAGCCCGGCGTCTACATGCTGCCGCGCCACCTGGATGAGAAGGTGGCCCGCCTCCAGCTGTCCAAGCTGGGCTCCATGCTCACCGAGCTCTCCGAGGAGCAGGCCAAGTACATCGGCGTGCCCAAGCAGGGCCCGTACAAGAGCGACCACTACCGCTACTAG